A region of Sugiyamaella lignohabitans strain CBS 10342 chromosome A, complete sequence DNA encodes the following proteins:
- the SFH1 gene encoding Sfh1p (Component of the RSC chromatin remodeling complex; essential gene required for cell cycle progression and maintenance of proper ploidy; phosphorylated in the G1 phase of the cell cycle; Snf5p paralog; GO_component: GO:0016586 - RSC complex [Evidence IDA] [PMID 10619019]; GO_component: GO:0016586 - RSC complex [Evidence IDA] [PMID 12183366]; GO_component: GO:0016586 - RSC complex [Evidence IDA] [PMID 9154831]; GO_component: GO:0000228 - nuclear chromosome [Evidence IEA]; GO_component: GO:0005634 - nucleus [Evidence IEA,IEA]; GO_function: GO:0015616 - DNA translocase activity [Evidence IDA] [PMID 12183366]; GO_function: GO:0015616 - DNA translocase activity [Evidence IDA] [PMID 16455496]; GO_function: GO:0015616 - DNA translocase activity [Evidence IDA] [PMID 17188033]; GO_function: GO:0015616 - DNA translocase activity [Evidence IDA] [PMID 17918861]; GO_process: GO:0043044 - ATP-dependent chromatin remodeling [Evidence IDA] [PMID 12183366]; GO_process: GO:0000086 - G2/M transition of mitotic cell cycle [Evidence IMP] [PMID 17542652]; GO_process: GO:0000086 - G2/M transition of mitotic cell cycle [Evidence IMP] [PMID 9154831]; GO_process: GO:0007049 - cell cycle [Evidence IEA]; GO_process: GO:0016568 - chromatin modification [Evidence IEA]; GO_process: GO:0006338 - chromatin remodeling [Evidence IEA]; GO_process: GO:0031055 - chromatin remodeling at centromere [Evidence IMP] [PMID 12697820]; GO_process: GO:0007059 - chromosome segregation [Evidence IGI] [PMID 12697820]; GO_process: GO:0006302 - double-strand break repair [Evidence IMP] [PMID 16024655]; GO_process: GO:0006337 - nucleosome disassembly [Evidence IDA] [PMID 16492771]; GO_process: GO:0033262 - regulation of nuclear cell cycle DNA replication [Evidence IGI] [PMID 17542652]; GO_process: GO:0006355 - regulation of transcription, DNA-templated [Evidence IEA]; GO_process: GO:0006368 - transcription elongation from RNA polymerase II promoter [Evidence IDA] [PMID 17081996]; GO_process: GO:0006351 - transcription, DNA-templated [Evidence IEA]), giving the protein MAAAKLPQAVQTGFSSRLRLEQTSLFISTQPVVRATKRATANLISYAEIEEDYDDDDEDPSFGPDGSTGYGSTPAPTSHQQSQSQEPAEPKKVEVKRPAVRTRHPLYTEQQLVDIAQREEILVPIKLALEFDTYRITDFLMWNLNEQVLTPESFAIITCNDLELPVGYTNTISSSIKSQLAEYSSVANIQLPRDCGIHVIIHLSVNLDKELYEDKFEWDLGCDLTPEMFAQSVVKDLGISGEFYPAIAHALHDVLIRMKKEAVEGHLPQEVDNLAAFGAEAGWRVDQELLGAEWAPTLEKLSQEEIERREIERERNIRRLKRESARMGDITDIGGLFGGRSKRRRYDSPSQGGSPAFW; this is encoded by the coding sequence ATGGCTGCTGCAAAACTTCCTCAGGCCGTACAGACTGGGTTCTCGTCACGTCTACGGCTGGAACAGActtcattatttatttctacTCAGCCTGTAGTACGCGCCACGAAACGTGCAACTGCCAATTTGATTAGCTATGCTGAGATTGAAGAGGATtacgatgacgatgatgaggacCCTTCGTTTGGTCCCGATGGCAGTACTGGGTATGGCAGCACTCCTGCTCCAACGAGCCATCAACAATCACAATCTCAAGAACCTGcagaaccaaaaaaagtAGAAGTCAAACGACCAGCGGTGCGAACTAGGCATCCTCTCTATACGGAACAACAACTGGTGGATATTGCCCAAAGAGAAGAGATTCTAGTACCAATTAAACTTGCGCTGGAATTTGATACTTATAGAATAACAGACTTTTTGATGTGGAATTTAAATGAACAAGTTCTGACGCCAGAATCGTTTGCCATCATTACATGTAATGACCTGGAATTACCAGTGGGTTATACAAACActatatcatcatcaatcaaatcacaATTGGCAGAGTATAGCTCAGTGGCAAATATACAGCTGCCACGTGACTGTGGAATTCACGTCATTATCCACTTATCGGTGAACCTTGATAAAGAATTATATGAGGATAAGTTTGAGTGGGACTTGGGCTGTGATCTAACGCCTGAGATGTTTGCTCAAAGTGTTGTAAAGGACCTTGGCATATCAGGAGAGTTCTATCCTGCTATAGCTCATGCTTTACATGATGTTCTAATTCGTATGAAAAAAGAGGCTGTTGAGGGTCACCTGCCTCAAGAAGTTGACAACCTCGCTGCTTTTGGTGCAGAGGCCGGTTGGAGAGTTGACCAGGAACTTCTTGGTGCTGAATGGGCACCTACTTTAGAGAAACTGTCCcaagaagagattgaaaGACGCGAAAttgaaagagaaagaaatattCGTCGTCTGAAACGTGAGTCGGCCCGGATGGGCGATATTACGGACATTGGCGGTCTATTTGGAGGCCGAAGCAAGCGACGAAGATATGACTCGCCTTCTCAAGGTGGTTCTCCTGCATTCTGGTAG